The DNA window GATGCTGAACATGCTGCAGTGACATATGGGGATGCTTTAACTGATGTGAACTTGAGAATGGAATTTGATTTTCATCGTGCTCATGGAAAGCTAGGAACCGTATTGGGAGTCAATCCCCCCTCTCGTTTTGGTGAAATTCGTTTAAATGGAGACAATGTAGAGGAGTTTGCTGAAAAACCGGAATTTAAAGAGAAGTGGATTAATGGAGGGTTCTTCTTTTTTAAAAGAGAATTTTTCACCAAATATTTAATCAAAGATGAAGAGTGTGTATTGGAAAAGCAGCCTCTTGTTAACCTTGCCAAAGATGGGGAATTAAATATGTATCGACACAGAGGTTTCTGGGCATGCATGGATACGCAGAGAGAGAGAGACCATTTGAATGAGCTTTGGACTTCGGGGCATGCGCCATGGGTTCGTAGCTTACCTTTTGTCGAGATGCATCCAAACCTACTAATGAAGGACAAATCGAAATGATTAACTATTTTGGCGATGTATTTAAAGGGTTACCAGTCCTGATAACAGGCCACACCGGATTTAAAGGTTCTTGGCTTTCCATTTGGCTGCAAGCATTAGGAGCTAAAGTTATTGGGTATAGTTTACCGGCTCCTACCCAACCAAGCCATTTCTCAATAACCCATCTCGATCAAAAGATGGTGCATATCACTGGGGATATTTGTCATTACGACAAAATTTATGATACCATTCAAGAACATCAACCCGCTTTCGTTTTCCATTTAGCCGCGCAATCGCTTGTATTAAAATCATATACAGATCCCAAAGAAACCTTCGATGCTAATGTGGGGGGCACAGTTAATGTGTTGGAAGCTGTGCGAAATAGTGAGTGCGTGAAAGGCTGCTTAGTCATTACGACAGATAAATGTTATGAAAATAAGGAATGGACATGGGGCTACCGTGAAAACGATACTTTGGGTGGAAGTGATCCCTATAGTGCTAGTAAAGCCATGGCAGAACTAGCGACACAAGCTTATCGTGCCTCGTTTTTCGAATCATCGAAATGTGTTGCATCTGCAAGAGCAGGGAATGTCATTGGTGGAGGTGATTTTTCTGATTTTCGTCTTGTTCCAGATAGCATGAAAGCATTGATGAGCAATAAGTTAATTGAAGTTAGAAATCCTCATAGTGTACGTCCTTGGTTGCATGTTTTGGATGCACTCAGTGGCTACTTATGCCTTGCTCAAAACTTACTTCAACATGAACAAACCTTTGCAGGAGCATGGAATTTTGGCCCAATGGAGCAGCAAGGCGTATCTGTAGAGGCTCTTGTTCAAAAAGCGGTGGATTATTGGGGAGAAGGCGATTGGATCAACCTAGAAGCTATAGGACAAAAACGAGAAATGCATCTTTTGCGTCTCAATTGGGATCAGGCAGCTCATCATTTAAAATGGCATCCAGTTTACAACTGGCATGAAGCACTTGAAGATACGGTCAAATGGTTTAAAGCTTTTCATAATGATCCAAAAGTAGCAGACAATGAAAATATGTATCAAGTTGCTTTAGACCATATTAAAAAATACTGCATATACGCTCAAAAGCGAGAGCTAAAATGGGCAGAATCTAAAAACCTGCTGGCTGTGGAGGGATAATGGAATTTATATCGACACCTCTGAAAGATGCTTTTCTGATTGATTTAAACAAGCTGGGTGATGAACGCGGATTTTTTGCGCGTCTTTTCTGCCAGAAAGAGTTTACTCAACAAGGTTTAGAGCCTGCTGTTGTTCAAGTGAATAATTCTTATAGTGTTGAAAAAGGAACATTGCGTGGATTGCATTATCAGCTTCCTCCTTTTGAAGAAACCAAGCTAGTGCGATGCATACAAGGCTCTTTGTATGACGTTATTGTGGACTTACGTGTGGATTCTCCCACCTTTAAAAAATCTTTTGGGGCCGTACTTTCTGCTGAAAATCGATTGATGATGTATGTGCCAAAAGGATTTGCACATGGTTTTATGACGCTGCAGCCGAATTCTGAAATCATGTACTTCGTTTCACAATTTTATTCTAAAGAATGTGAAAGAGGGGTGCGTTGGGATGACCCAACCTTTAGCATTGAGTGGCCAGCAAAGCCAAGCCTGATTTCTGAAAGGGACAAAATGCATCCTAATTTTGATCCTAGCTATCATTTAAACCTGGCGGCTGTATAAAATGCGCATTCTTTTTACTGGAGCTAGTTCTTTTTCTGGTATGTGGATGGTCAAACAGTTGGCTGATCAGGGACATCAAGTGACAGCTATTTTTAAACGCTCCCATACCGACTATTCCGGAACACGCGGACAACGTGTTCAGGCCATTCTTCCTTTTGTTCAAGCTATTTTCAATTGTTCTTTTGGCAGCCAACGTTTTTTAGAACTTACCGCTAATAAAGGCCCATGGGATCTATTTTGTCACCATGCAGCCGATGTGCAGAATTATAAGAGCCCCGAATTTGATGTTGGAATAGCTGTCGCGAACAATGTCAGCCATCTTAAACAAGTTTTAGAAGCCTTATTGATGCAACAATGTAAAAAGGTGGTCTTAACGGGAACGGTTTTTGAACAAAATGAAGGGGACGGGACATATCCATTAAAAGCCTTTTCACCATACGGGTTATCAAAAGGCTTAACATCTGAAATTTTCCGATTTTATACCGAAAAATTGGATATGAAGTTAGGAAAATTCGTCATCCCTAACCCTTTTGGTCCCTATGAAGAGCCTCGTTTTACGGCATATCTTGTGCAGAAATGGTTTAAGAAAGAAGTTGCGGCAGTTAGTCATCCATCCTATGTCCGTGATAACATTCACGTAGCGTTACTCGCGAAGGCATATGTCCATTTCATAGAAAATCTTAAGGATGAGCCTGGCTTTGAAAAACTAAATCCTAGCGGTTATGTGGAAAGCCAGGGAAGTTTTACCAAGCGTTTTTCCTCAGAGCTGCGCCCTCGTTTAGATTTGTCTTGCGAATTTGAGCTGCATACTCAGACAGACTATTCAGAGCCGAAAGAACGTTATAATACGGATCCTCTTCGTTATCTGGAATGGGATGAGCAAAAAGCTTGGGATGAGCTAGCCGTATTTTATCAACAGACATATGGAAGCTATAAGCATGGTTGATTCTATAGGCATTGTCTTTATTACACATTGTGCGAAGAAGCATTTACCTTTTTGTTTGCCACCTCTTTTCAACTCATCTTTAAAGCCACGCATTCTTGTCGTGAATTCTTCGTCCAATGATGGAACAGTTGAACTTGCGCAAGCAATGGGAGCGGAGACGTTGGTGATTGAAAGGTCTTTATTCAATCATGGATCTACTCGGGAATTAGCGAGAAAACATCTCAATACAGATATTGTGGTGATGATGACCCCAGATGCCTATCTGACAAATTCCGAAGGATTAGAATATTTACTGGAGCCTATTCTTCAAAGAAAGGCATCCATTGCATATGCTCGCCAAATCGCACACACAGATGCGGACTTTTTTGAGTCCTTTCCGCGAGAATTTAACTATCCTGCTCAAAGTCATCTAAGAGGTATTGAAGATGCTGCTCAATTTGGGACGTACACTTTTTTTTGTTCAAATTCATGTGCAGCATACCGCAATCAAGCTTTAGATGAAATTGGAGGATTTCCTTCAGTCCTTTTAGGAGAAGATACAGCAGTTGTTGTCCAATTGTTGAAAAAAGAACATCGCATTGCTTATGTAGCTGAAGCTATCGTTCATCACTCACATCGCTATTCATTAAAGCAAGAGTTCGAGCGTCATTTTGATACAGGCTTAGCCAGAAAAAAACTTCATGCATTACTGCAAGAAGCCGGTTCAGATAGCGCTAGAGGAAAAAAATATGTGCGAGAAATGATTGAAAGGTTGTTGCAAAATCAACCGCTTATGATTCCATATGCATTTTTGCATATTTTGGCAAAATGGGCTGGATACAAAATCGGTGTTATTGCCATAGGCTGTGTTTTTCTGGAAATCCTGCTAAATTTTTGATTTGACGATTCTTTTGAGAATGCCATCAGGAATACCACGCGACCTAAATTACTATATCTAAATTCTTCGTGAAAAATGAGACGAAAATGAGAAGAAAAGGTCTCGACAAAAATACTACAGTTGTAGCAAGTTGTATGAAATTAAGGGAAAATGAAAAAATAACTTGAACATACGAAAAGGAGAAATTTATGAAATCTTATTTTATTTTACTCATGTTTTTACTCTGCATCATTATGAATAGTGGAAATGCTGCAATAATGAAATGCTCTATTGCTGCTGAGCAAAACCAAGGGAAAGGCAACGAAACGATTTTTATAGATTCTTCCCAAATTCATTTTTCAGGCGATGAAATATTTGTTACATTAAATAATGAAATGCTTCCTGTTAACAGTCTATGTGGCAACTATCGAGGAATTTTTATTGAATATAAATGCGGTGTTGGTTATTGGGTATGCCCAAGGTGTACGAAAAAAAATGAATTATGGGATTATCCATATTGCCAGCATTGTCCATATGTATGTCCCAAGTGAAAAAAATTAGCAACGAAATTTGGATGTTATATAAACGGTTTGTCATGACCTTTGCGTTTACCGTCTTGTTTTTGCCATTGTTGGCCTTTGCAGAGTGTTATGATGGGATGCATACCAAACAAACAGAAAATTTACAAAATATTTTAACTTCCATGCCTATTGAAGATAGGCAAGATTTAGAATGCTTATTCCGCTATCTAATGGCAGATGGAGATTTTGCTTACGCCCTTTTTGGCGATAAACCGATAGCATTTTCTGATTTTTATGTGGATCTAGAACTTGGATTTTTTTTTAACCAATCAACCCTCAACTCCTTTGCGACTATTTATAAAGGATGGCTTGTATGGCAGAAGTATAAATCATCTTTTCCTTCAAACTCTTTTATTTTAATGGATTATGTGAGTGTCGATTATAAGTTGATTGGATTTGTTTTGTATCACAAACAAAAGGTACAAGCTCTTTATGATAAACATCAGCCATTAATGAACATTGTTTTTCAAGATGTAGATCGCATAGCAACAGTTATTTGCTCACCGACTTTAGAGCACTTAAAATTAGAGTATGACAAACACTTATATCATCAAGCTCTGGGGCTTCTACTAGGCTATGATGCAACCAATGCTAAAAGATTTCGAGACAAATTTGAGTTAATCGATGCTCTCATGATTGGACCTTTTGCCTTAGAGGGGCTAAATGTTAAAACTACGGAAACCATTCTATTAAACCTTCAGGATAAAAAATCAATAGATTCACAATATTCCAATTTTAGAGAATTAAAGATCCCCGATATTATTCGGCAGCTCAATAACTTGTCTGATAATTTGAAAGTAATAAATCTGAGCCTAAGGGATGAGACCCTATCTCCTATAAAAATACCGAAATATATGGCTTTTGAAGGAGATCAGGAGGTGATTGCAAGGCAAAAGGCGTATGATAAAATTCGTGATAGGCTAATAAAGATTTATTTTTCTGAAAACTTTTTAGAAATCATTTTATCTCGGTTGCAATCATGAAAAAAATGATCTTTTTTGTAATGGTGTTTTTTTTATTTTCAGGCGCTTATTATGTGTTTCATAACGTTTTACATCAAGTTAGCGCATTGCCAACGCATCGAAATGTTGATGACCAAGTATCATCAATTTTGAGTGATGAGGAACGCCATCAAATTTCTCTTTGCATAGCAAATATATTTTGGAATCAATTATCTCAATATAGTCCTTTTTATGACCTCGATGTGGTAGTGGAAAATTTGAATGAACTAGAAACTGGAAAAAAAATGCCTCTTCACAAACATGAGTGTCAACAGCAAATGCTTTCCTTATTGGATAAGATATCTTCCTATCACGCATGTCTAAACTTGAAAGCTGCAGAGCTATATTTAGAAGAAGTCGCCAAGAGAAAAAATGTTGTGGAGGTTATTCCACACAAAGTCTATTACGAAGTCCTTCAATCAGGCAATGATGCCATAACAACTCCTGAATATACCTTTAAGATACACCTCATTGAAAGTCGGCTATGCAAAGGCGAGGAAGTAGTTATTCAAGATACCCGTTTATCCAAAAGACCTATTACACTAGTACTTTCAGATACCATTCTTGGTTTTGCTAAAGGGGCTTCTGGAATGACTTGTGGAGAACGACGCAAGATTTATATTCATCCAGACTTGGCTTATGGAAAATACGGTCGTCATGGATTCCAGCAGTTAATGATTTGTGATGTTGAGAAATTATGAAAATTGTTTAATGCTCATTTGAAAAAAATATTTATTTAGTAGAGCCTGATTTAAGATAAATTTTTCCAAAAAATAGCCAGCGTTAAGATGTTTTCAGAGTTTTTATTTTCTATGTGCATTG is part of the Parachlamydia acanthamoebae genome and encodes:
- a CDS encoding sugar phosphate nucleotidyltransferase gives rise to the protein MNNSLKNIPVFILCGGLGTRIKEETEFKPKPMVPIGNYPVLWHIMHLYSRQGFKKFVLCTGFKSEVIKAYFLNYASMNSDFTVDLKSNNLTVHSIDHEEDWEVTVAYTGEKTMTGGRVAIAAEKYLLDAEHAAVTYGDALTDVNLRMEFDFHRAHGKLGTVLGVNPPSRFGEIRLNGDNVEEFAEKPEFKEKWINGGFFFFKREFFTKYLIKDEECVLEKQPLVNLAKDGELNMYRHRGFWACMDTQRERDHLNELWTSGHAPWVRSLPFVEMHPNLLMKDKSK
- a CDS encoding FKBP-type peptidyl-prolyl cis-trans isomerase; this encodes MFHNVLHQVSALPTHRNVDDQVSSILSDEERHQISLCIANIFWNQLSQYSPFYDLDVVVENLNELETGKKMPLHKHECQQQMLSLLDKISSYHACLNLKAAELYLEEVAKRKNVVEVIPHKVYYEVLQSGNDAITTPEYTFKIHLIESRLCKGEEVVIQDTRLSKRPITLVLSDTILGFAKGASGMTCGERRKIYIHPDLAYGKYGRHGFQQLMICDVEKL
- the rfbG gene encoding CDP-glucose 4,6-dehydratase, encoding MINYFGDVFKGLPVLITGHTGFKGSWLSIWLQALGAKVIGYSLPAPTQPSHFSITHLDQKMVHITGDICHYDKIYDTIQEHQPAFVFHLAAQSLVLKSYTDPKETFDANVGGTVNVLEAVRNSECVKGCLVITTDKCYENKEWTWGYRENDTLGGSDPYSASKAMAELATQAYRASFFESSKCVASARAGNVIGGGDFSDFRLVPDSMKALMSNKLIEVRNPHSVRPWLHVLDALSGYLCLAQNLLQHEQTFAGAWNFGPMEQQGVSVEALVQKAVDYWGEGDWINLEAIGQKREMHLLRLNWDQAAHHLKWHPVYNWHEALEDTVKWFKAFHNDPKVADNENMYQVALDHIKKYCIYAQKRELKWAESKNLLAVEG
- a CDS encoding NAD-dependent epimerase/dehydratase family protein codes for the protein MRILFTGASSFSGMWMVKQLADQGHQVTAIFKRSHTDYSGTRGQRVQAILPFVQAIFNCSFGSQRFLELTANKGPWDLFCHHAADVQNYKSPEFDVGIAVANNVSHLKQVLEALLMQQCKKVVLTGTVFEQNEGDGTYPLKAFSPYGLSKGLTSEIFRFYTEKLDMKLGKFVIPNPFGPYEEPRFTAYLVQKWFKKEVAAVSHPSYVRDNIHVALLAKAYVHFIENLKDEPGFEKLNPSGYVESQGSFTKRFSSELRPRLDLSCEFELHTQTDYSEPKERYNTDPLRYLEWDEQKAWDELAVFYQQTYGSYKHG
- a CDS encoding glycosyltransferase family 2 protein encodes the protein MVDSIGIVFITHCAKKHLPFCLPPLFNSSLKPRILVVNSSSNDGTVELAQAMGAETLVIERSLFNHGSTRELARKHLNTDIVVMMTPDAYLTNSEGLEYLLEPILQRKASIAYARQIAHTDADFFESFPREFNYPAQSHLRGIEDAAQFGTYTFFCSNSCAAYRNQALDEIGGFPSVLLGEDTAVVVQLLKKEHRIAYVAEAIVHHSHRYSLKQEFERHFDTGLARKKLHALLQEAGSDSARGKKYVREMIERLLQNQPLMIPYAFLHILAKWAGYKIGVIAIGCVFLEILLNF
- the rfbC gene encoding dTDP-4-dehydrorhamnose 3,5-epimerase; the protein is MEFISTPLKDAFLIDLNKLGDERGFFARLFCQKEFTQQGLEPAVVQVNNSYSVEKGTLRGLHYQLPPFEETKLVRCIQGSLYDVIVDLRVDSPTFKKSFGAVLSAENRLMMYVPKGFAHGFMTLQPNSEIMYFVSQFYSKECERGVRWDDPTFSIEWPAKPSLISERDKMHPNFDPSYHLNLAAV